The Ancylobacter sp. WKF20 genome contains a region encoding:
- a CDS encoding serine hydrolase, whose amino-acid sequence MAGRPLARRALLVMAARLAGGAVGAGPVLTALAGSPLAGMDPLAGNSLASFGPTASNGWSASGLAAAQAQAVRLGTTAVVVLQHGRPVAGWGEVARKVDVASVRKSLLGALIGIAVAEGRLALDATLADLGIDDVPPALTDEERQATLRDLLMARSGIYHPAAHETAPMKRDRPARGSHPPGSFWFYNNWDFNALGTIWRRATGEDIFTGFERRIARPIGMQDFTAADGRYVSEPASEHPAYPFRLSARDAARFGQLYLDKGNWAGQSIVPADWVEASTTAWSHSDRSRQGYGYLWWVPPPDAFGPGAAYAAGFGGQMIAIVPARGVVVAVTTEWRGGGRKVRGSELLRLLAAILQAAPP is encoded by the coding sequence ATGGCCGGGCGCCCGCTCGCGCGGCGGGCGCTGCTGGTCATGGCGGCGCGGCTCGCGGGCGGCGCTGTCGGGGCCGGGCCGGTGCTCACCGCGCTGGCCGGCTCACCGCTGGCGGGCATGGATCCGCTGGCCGGCAATTCACTTGCCAGCTTCGGGCCGACGGCTTCGAACGGCTGGTCGGCCTCGGGGCTGGCGGCGGCGCAGGCGCAGGCGGTCCGGCTCGGCACCACGGCGGTCGTCGTGCTCCAGCACGGGCGTCCGGTTGCCGGCTGGGGCGAGGTGGCCCGCAAGGTCGATGTCGCCTCGGTGCGCAAGAGCCTGCTCGGCGCGTTGATCGGCATCGCGGTGGCCGAGGGCCGTCTCGCGCTGGACGCTACCCTCGCCGATCTCGGCATTGACGACGTGCCGCCCGCGCTCACCGATGAGGAGCGGCAGGCCACGCTGCGCGACCTGTTGATGGCGCGCTCGGGCATCTACCACCCTGCCGCACATGAGACGGCGCCGATGAAGCGTGACCGCCCGGCGCGCGGCAGCCACCCGCCGGGTAGTTTCTGGTTCTACAACAACTGGGATTTCAACGCCCTCGGCACCATCTGGCGCCGGGCGACGGGCGAGGACATCTTCACCGGCTTCGAGCGCCGGATCGCCCGCCCCATCGGCATGCAGGACTTCACCGCCGCCGATGGGCGCTATGTCAGCGAGCCGGCCTCCGAGCACCCGGCCTATCCTTTCCGCCTCAGCGCCCGCGATGCCGCGCGGTTCGGGCAGCTCTATCTCGACAAGGGCAACTGGGCCGGGCAGTCCATCGTGCCGGCCGATTGGGTGGAAGCCTCGACCACCGCCTGGTCGCACAGCGACCGCAGCCGGCAGGGCTATGGTTATCTCTGGTGGGTGCCGCCGCCCGACGCCTTCGGGCCGGGCGCCGCCTATGCCGCCGGCTTTGGCGGGCAGATGATCGCCATCGTGCCGGCGCGCGGCGTCGTGGTCGCCGTCACCACCGAATGGCGCGGAGGCGGGCGCAAGGTGCGCGGGTCGGAGCTGCTGCGGCTGCTGGCGGCCATTCTTCAGGCGGCGCCGCCATAA
- a CDS encoding aminotransferase class IV — protein MSATLSSEDRGFTLGDGVFDTALVLDGRMLARERHVGRLMAATDVIGIEVARGAVESAIDAALTGAPMILRTTVTRGIAARGLWPASTGAPTVVTATAPWSPALIGQPARLITATGRRNEFSPTANLKTLGYLDHILAAREAAQAGVDDALILNTRGNVACATIGNVVAVIGDALVTPALHEGCLPGIVRTLLIEAAPALGLAVEERALAPRELADARAVFLTNSVRLIRPVTALDGAELARAPDIEAALLAALRAALGMPKA, from the coding sequence GTGAGCGCCACCCTCTCCAGCGAGGACCGCGGCTTCACGCTCGGCGACGGCGTGTTTGATACGGCGCTCGTGCTCGACGGGCGGATGCTGGCGCGCGAGCGCCATGTCGGGCGGCTCATGGCGGCGACGGACGTGATCGGCATCGAGGTGGCGCGCGGGGCGGTGGAGAGCGCCATAGACGCCGCGCTGACGGGCGCGCCGATGATCCTGCGCACCACGGTGACGCGCGGTATCGCGGCGCGCGGGCTGTGGCCGGCGAGCACGGGCGCGCCGACCGTGGTGACGGCGACGGCACCCTGGAGCCCGGCGCTGATCGGCCAGCCGGCGCGGCTCATCACCGCGACGGGGCGGCGCAACGAATTCTCACCGACGGCGAATTTGAAGACGCTCGGCTATCTCGACCACATCCTCGCCGCCCGCGAGGCGGCGCAGGCGGGCGTGGACGACGCGCTGATCCTCAACACGCGGGGCAACGTCGCCTGCGCGACCATCGGCAATGTCGTGGCCGTCATCGGTGATGCGCTGGTGACGCCGGCACTCCATGAGGGCTGCCTGCCGGGGATCGTCCGCACGCTGCTGATCGAGGCCGCGCCGGCACTCGGCCTCGCGGTGGAGGAGCGCGCGCTGGCCCCACGCGAGCTGGCGGATGCGCGGGCGGTGTTCCTCACCAATTCCGTCCGGCTGATCCGGCCGGTGACGGCGCTGGACGGGGCCGAGCTGGCGCGGGCGCCCGATATCGAGGCCGCGCTGCTCGCGGCACTGCGGGCCGCGCTGGGCATGCCCAAGGCCTGA
- a CDS encoding DHA2 family efflux MFS transporter permease subunit, which produces MSDAVITGAGESVAARERRRMIAFLCMVFGMFMAILDIQIVSASLAEIQAGLAASSDEISWVQTSYLIAEVIMIPLSGFLSRALSTRWLFVAAATGFTVMSFMCATATSINEMIVYRALQGFLGGGMIPTVFAAAYSVFPRSKLPIVSPMIGLVATLAPTIGPTIGGYLTDLFSWHWLFLVNIVPGIFVIIATATLVDFDEPDFSLLDRFDWWGLLFMAGFLGSLEFVLEEGPTNDWFQDEAIFIFAIVGVVSAVAFFARVFMARDPVVDLRSFTNRNFSVGSAFSFVVGIGLYGLTYLYPLYLARVRGYSALMIGETMFVSGLAMFLCAPIAGRLMTKVDPRAMIGVGFLAFALGTWQVTGLTKDWDFWELLMPQILRGVGIMMAMIPINNISLGTLPPAQLKNASGLFNLMRNLGGAVGLALINTVLNDRWDLHLARLHENVQWASGVAVERLDAMTRSFAALGSDADRAALKTMAAQVRIQAEVMAFADVFLVLTALFVLLFFFTPLMSRPKNPGAGGGGH; this is translated from the coding sequence ATGTCGGACGCTGTCATCACCGGCGCCGGGGAAAGCGTCGCCGCCCGCGAGCGGCGGCGCATGATCGCCTTCCTGTGCATGGTCTTCGGCATGTTCATGGCGATCCTGGACATCCAGATCGTCTCGGCTTCGCTGGCCGAGATCCAGGCGGGCCTTGCCGCCTCCTCGGACGAGATCAGCTGGGTGCAGACCAGCTATCTCATCGCCGAAGTCATCATGATCCCGCTCTCGGGTTTCCTGTCGCGGGCGCTCTCCACGCGCTGGCTGTTCGTCGCCGCCGCGACCGGCTTCACGGTGATGAGCTTCATGTGCGCGACGGCGACCTCGATCAACGAGATGATCGTCTACCGCGCGCTGCAGGGCTTCCTCGGCGGCGGCATGATCCCGACCGTCTTCGCCGCCGCCTATTCGGTGTTCCCGCGCAGCAAGCTGCCCATCGTCTCGCCGATGATCGGCCTCGTCGCCACGCTCGCCCCGACCATCGGCCCGACCATTGGCGGCTATCTCACCGATCTGTTCTCCTGGCACTGGCTGTTCCTCGTCAACATCGTGCCCGGCATCTTCGTCATCATCGCCACGGCGACGCTGGTGGATTTCGACGAACCGGACTTCTCGCTGCTCGACCGCTTCGACTGGTGGGGCCTCTTGTTCATGGCGGGCTTCCTTGGCAGCCTCGAATTCGTGCTGGAGGAGGGGCCGACCAATGACTGGTTCCAGGACGAGGCGATCTTCATCTTCGCCATTGTCGGTGTGGTCTCGGCTGTCGCCTTCTTCGCCCGCGTCTTCATGGCGCGCGACCCGGTGGTGGATCTGCGCTCCTTCACCAACCGCAATTTCTCGGTTGGCTCGGCCTTCAGCTTCGTCGTCGGCATCGGTCTTTACGGGCTGACCTATCTCTACCCGCTCTATCTCGCCCGCGTGCGCGGCTACTCGGCGCTGATGATCGGCGAGACCATGTTCGTCTCGGGGCTCGCCATGTTCCTGTGCGCGCCCATTGCTGGCCGGTTGATGACCAAGGTGGACCCGCGCGCCATGATCGGCGTCGGCTTCCTCGCCTTTGCCCTCGGCACCTGGCAGGTGACGGGGCTGACCAAGGACTGGGATTTCTGGGAGCTGCTCATGCCGCAGATCCTGCGCGGCGTCGGCATCATGATGGCGATGATCCCGATCAACAACATCTCGCTCGGCACGCTGCCGCCGGCGCAGCTCAAGAATGCCTCCGGCCTGTTCAACCTGATGCGCAATCTCGGCGGCGCGGTGGGGCTCGCCCTCATCAACACTGTGCTGAACGACCGCTGGGATCTTCATCTCGCCCGCCTGCACGAGAATGTGCAATGGGCGAGCGGCGTGGCGGTCGAGCGGCTGGATGCCATGACCCGCTCTTTCGCCGCTCTCGGCTCCGACGCCGACCGCGCGGCGCTGAAGACCATGGCCGCCCAGGTGCGCATCCAGGCGGAAGTGATGGCCTTCGCCGATGTCTTCCTCGTGCTGACCGCGCTGTTCGTGCTGCTGTTCTTCTTCACCCCGCTGATGAGCCGGCCGAAGAATCCCGGCGCTGGCGGCGGCGGGCATTAG
- a CDS encoding tripartite tricarboxylate transporter substrate binding protein BugD, translating into MMNFKSAAIAVAALALSAMPFAGAKAQDYPNRNVTMIVPFAAGGPTDTVARLIAESMSRSLGQQVVVENVGGAGGTRGAGQVAKATPDGYTILLHHIGQATSATLYRKLPYNVLTDFEEIGLVTDVPMTMIGKSGLPPKDAAELIAYVKEKKDGVIYGNAGVGSASHLCGMLFMSAIGTPMTTVPYQGTGPAMNDLVGGQIDLMCDQSTNTTGQIKAGKVKAYGVTTPNRLKSLPDIPTFKEGALPGFEIAVWHGLYAPKGTPKPFIDKLNAALLVALQDPKVIARFADLGTEPVALERATPEVHQKFLEAEVAKWKPVIEKAGVFAD; encoded by the coding sequence ATGATGAATTTCAAGTCGGCCGCCATCGCGGTCGCGGCCCTGGCGCTGTCGGCCATGCCGTTCGCCGGCGCCAAGGCGCAGGACTATCCCAACCGCAATGTGACGATGATCGTGCCCTTCGCGGCCGGTGGCCCGACCGACACGGTGGCCCGCCTCATCGCCGAATCCATGTCGCGCTCGCTCGGCCAGCAGGTGGTTGTCGAGAATGTCGGCGGCGCCGGCGGCACGCGCGGCGCGGGCCAGGTCGCCAAGGCCACCCCCGACGGCTACACGATTCTGCTGCACCATATCGGCCAGGCGACCTCCGCCACCCTCTACCGCAAGCTGCCCTACAACGTGCTGACGGACTTCGAGGAAATCGGCCTCGTCACCGACGTGCCGATGACCATGATCGGCAAGTCCGGCCTGCCGCCGAAGGATGCGGCCGAGCTGATCGCCTATGTGAAGGAAAAGAAGGACGGCGTGATCTACGGCAATGCCGGCGTCGGCTCCGCCTCGCATCTGTGCGGCATGCTGTTCATGTCCGCCATCGGCACGCCCATGACCACCGTTCCCTATCAGGGCACGGGCCCGGCCATGAACGACCTCGTCGGCGGCCAGATCGACCTGATGTGCGACCAGTCGACCAACACCACCGGCCAGATCAAGGCCGGCAAGGTGAAGGCGTATGGCGTCACCACGCCGAACCGCCTGAAGTCGCTGCCGGATATCCCGACCTTCAAGGAAGGCGCTCTGCCGGGCTTCGAGATTGCGGTGTGGCACGGCCTCTACGCGCCCAAGGGCACGCCGAAGCCGTTCATCGACAAGCTGAACGCCGCGCTGCTCGTCGCGCTGCAGGATCCCAAAGTCATCGCCCGCTTCGCCGACCTCGGCACGGAACCGGTCGCGCTCGAGCGCGCCACCCCGGAAGTTCACCAGAAGTTCCTGGAGGCGGAAGTCGCCAAGTGGAAGCCGGTGATCGAGAAGGCCGGCGTCTTCGCCGACTGA
- a CDS encoding 2-isopropylmalate synthase yields MSDKNRVVIFDTTLRDGEQCPGASMTFEEKLEVAELLDSMGVDIIEAGFPIASNGDFESVAEIARRSKNAVIAGLSRAAAGDIDRCADAVRHARRPRIHTFISTSPVHMKYKLQKDPETVLEMIAASVARARGHVDNVEWSAEDATRTEIDFLCRAVEIAIKAGATTINLPDTVGYATPGEYEAMFRTVIERVPNADKAVFSTHCHNDLGMAVANSLAGVAGGARQIECTVNGIGERAGNAALEEIVMAINVRNDVLRYETGIDATMITRASKLVSAVTSFPVQYNKAIVGRNAFAHESGIHQDGMLKNATTYEIMTPESVGVSKTSLVMGKHSGRAAFRDKLKALGYELGENALNDAFTRFKDLADRKKVVYDEDIEALVDHEIAAAHDRVKLVSLSVIAGSHGPQRATMKMAVDGKVITEECEGNGPVDAVFNCIQAIVPHSAKLALYQVHAVTEGTDAQAEVSVRLEEGDKAVTGRGSDPDTLVASAQAYIIALNKLQTKRHSLNAQAQPAAE; encoded by the coding sequence ATGTCCGACAAGAACCGCGTCGTCATTTTTGACACCACGTTGCGCGACGGCGAGCAGTGCCCCGGCGCCTCCATGACCTTCGAGGAGAAGCTGGAAGTCGCCGAGTTGCTCGACTCCATGGGCGTCGACATCATCGAGGCCGGCTTCCCCATCGCCTCCAATGGTGATTTCGAGAGCGTCGCCGAGATCGCCCGCCGCTCGAAGAACGCGGTGATCGCCGGCCTGTCGCGCGCCGCCGCCGGCGACATCGACCGCTGCGCCGACGCGGTGCGCCACGCCCGCCGCCCGCGCATCCACACCTTCATCTCCACCTCGCCGGTGCACATGAAGTACAAGCTCCAGAAGGACCCGGAGACGGTGCTGGAGATGATCGCGGCTTCCGTCGCCCGCGCGCGCGGCCATGTCGACAATGTCGAGTGGTCGGCCGAGGACGCCACCCGCACGGAGATCGACTTCCTGTGCCGCGCGGTGGAAATCGCCATCAAGGCCGGCGCCACCACCATCAACCTGCCCGACACGGTCGGCTACGCCACGCCGGGCGAGTATGAGGCGATGTTCCGCACGGTGATCGAGCGCGTGCCGAATGCCGACAAGGCGGTGTTCTCCACCCATTGCCACAACGACCTCGGCATGGCGGTCGCCAACTCGCTGGCCGGCGTCGCCGGCGGCGCGCGGCAGATCGAGTGCACGGTGAACGGCATCGGCGAGCGCGCCGGCAATGCGGCGCTGGAAGAAATCGTCATGGCGATCAATGTGCGCAACGATGTGCTGCGCTACGAGACTGGCATCGACGCCACCATGATCACCCGCGCCTCCAAGCTCGTCTCGGCGGTCACCTCCTTCCCGGTGCAGTACAACAAGGCCATCGTCGGCCGGAACGCCTTCGCCCATGAGAGCGGCATCCACCAGGACGGCATGCTGAAGAACGCCACCACCTACGAGATCATGACGCCGGAGAGCGTCGGCGTTTCCAAGACCTCGCTGGTGATGGGCAAGCATTCCGGCCGCGCCGCCTTCCGCGACAAGCTGAAGGCGCTGGGCTACGAATTGGGCGAGAACGCGCTGAACGACGCCTTCACCCGCTTCAAGGATTTGGCCGACCGCAAGAAGGTCGTCTATGACGAGGACATCGAGGCGCTGGTCGATCACGAGATCGCCGCCGCCCATGACCGGGTGAAGCTGGTCTCGCTCTCCGTCATCGCCGGCAGCCACGGCCCGCAGCGCGCCACCATGAAGATGGCGGTGGACGGCAAGGTCATCACCGAGGAATGCGAGGGCAATGGCCCGGTGGACGCGGTGTTCAACTGCATCCAGGCGATCGTCCCGCACTCCGCCAAGCTGGCGCTCTACCAGGTCCACGCGGTGACCGAGGGCACGGACGCGCAGGCGGAAGTGTCGGTGCGGCTGGAAGAGGGCGACAAGGCGGTGACCGGTCGCGGCTCGGATCCGGACACGCTGGTCGCCTCGGCGCAGGCCTATATCATCGCGCTCAACAAGCTGCAGACCAAGCGCCACAGCCTCAACGCGCAGGCCCAGCCCGCGGCGGAGTGA
- a CDS encoding tripartite tricarboxylate transporter TctB family protein, which translates to MVRFVKNPRDVATGLLLIAVAAFFAWQGSDLPMGRAIRMGPGYFPMILAGLLALFGLIVLLTGLTTQPEDGGSLNLREWPWRALFLVTLAVVLFGVGIRPLGLGPSMWLAVFISALASGRFSIVTGVISASIMVAFSWGVFIKGLGLPLPMLGPWLGGY; encoded by the coding sequence ATGGTTCGCTTCGTCAAGAATCCGCGCGATGTCGCGACAGGGCTGCTGCTGATCGCGGTCGCCGCCTTTTTCGCGTGGCAAGGTTCCGACCTGCCGATGGGCCGCGCCATAAGAATGGGGCCGGGCTACTTCCCGATGATCCTGGCCGGTCTGCTTGCACTCTTTGGCCTGATCGTCCTCCTCACTGGCCTGACTACCCAGCCCGAAGATGGCGGTTCGCTCAACCTGCGCGAGTGGCCATGGCGGGCGCTTTTCCTGGTCACGCTGGCCGTGGTGCTGTTCGGCGTGGGCATCCGTCCGCTCGGCCTCGGCCCGTCCATGTGGCTCGCCGTGTTCATCTCGGCCCTTGCCAGCGGCCGCTTCAGCATCGTCACGGGGGTGATTTCGGCGAGCATCATGGTCGCCTTCTCCTGGGGCGTGTTCATCAAGGGGCTCGGCCTGCCGCTGCCCATGCTCGGGCCTTGGCTCGGCGGCTACTGA
- a CDS encoding TetR/AcrR family transcriptional regulator — MSDTTVLAPNTPARPDIDSPKRREVIEGARRVFFDKGFDGASMDEVAKAAGVSKATIYAHFSSKDELFGALAMCERNRSAEHMFEVDPAVDEVDDMLRRIGLSFMTMMVRPDHIRLIRMLIGVAEKFPRIGSNFFDAGPALGGIRLAELLRAQEARGRLDLAGEDAVELGVLFLNMCNGNFVKAMMFAGAEPPTQQQIEAVVDRAVRVFLASYGRAA; from the coding sequence ATGAGCGACACCACCGTACTCGCGCCCAACACCCCGGCGCGCCCCGACATCGATTCCCCCAAGCGCCGCGAGGTGATCGAGGGCGCGCGCCGCGTCTTCTTCGACAAGGGCTTCGATGGCGCGAGCATGGACGAGGTCGCCAAGGCGGCCGGTGTCTCCAAGGCGACGATCTACGCGCATTTCTCCAGCAAGGACGAGCTGTTCGGCGCGCTGGCCATGTGCGAGCGCAACCGGTCGGCCGAGCATATGTTCGAGGTCGATCCGGCCGTCGACGAGGTCGACGACATGCTCCGGCGCATCGGCCTGTCCTTCATGACCATGATGGTGCGGCCCGACCATATCCGGCTGATCCGCATGCTGATCGGGGTCGCCGAGAAATTCCCGCGCATCGGCAGCAACTTCTTCGATGCGGGGCCGGCCTTGGGCGGTATTCGCCTCGCCGAATTGCTGCGCGCGCAGGAGGCCCGTGGACGGCTGGATCTGGCGGGCGAAGACGCCGTCGAGCTCGGCGTCCTGTTCCTCAACATGTGCAACGGCAATTTCGTCAAGGCGATGATGTTCGCCGGCGCCGAGCCACCGACGCAGCAGCAGATCGAGGCGGTGGTGGATCGCGCCGTGCGCGTCTTCCTCGCGAGCTATGGGCGCGCCGCCTGA
- a CDS encoding DUF930 domain-containing protein yields MTTLSTPEVVLPARETVRPPRARATSSLPLLGAVVLHLMVIGALLLRVVEPLMEPPEPPALETEVISARDFDALHPSAPASPLTTSAAPSEASIPAQVDAPVPAAPAARPAPGVAPDDTVRPSRMLSGDALASPKNRRLRQQMTTLADEERIAQLCDFEAMEQIHAWQHRFQPDRLVDYALSDPHWENGVFVAAGSAFRAGADWFELSYRCELDAARRTVTGFAFRVGPSIPRTEWTALNLPAVH; encoded by the coding sequence ATGACGACGCTTTCCACTCCCGAGGTGGTGCTGCCGGCCCGGGAGACCGTCCGGCCGCCGCGGGCGCGCGCGACCTCCTCCCTGCCACTTCTCGGCGCGGTGGTGCTGCATCTCATGGTGATCGGCGCGCTGCTGCTGCGCGTGGTCGAGCCGCTGATGGAGCCGCCCGAGCCGCCGGCGCTGGAGACCGAGGTGATCAGCGCCCGCGATTTCGACGCGCTGCATCCTTCCGCTCCCGCCTCGCCGCTCACGACCAGCGCCGCTCCTTCGGAGGCGAGCATCCCCGCCCAAGTGGACGCCCCAGTGCCTGCCGCACCCGCCGCCCGCCCGGCGCCGGGCGTGGCGCCCGATGACACGGTGCGCCCGAGCCGCATGCTCTCCGGCGACGCGCTCGCCAGCCCGAAGAACCGGCGGCTGCGGCAGCAGATGACCACCCTTGCGGATGAGGAGCGCATCGCCCAGCTCTGCGATTTCGAGGCGATGGAGCAGATCCATGCCTGGCAGCACCGCTTCCAACCGGATCGGCTGGTGGACTACGCCCTGTCCGATCCGCATTGGGAGAACGGCGTTTTCGTCGCGGCGGGCAGCGCCTTCCGCGCGGGGGCGGACTGGTTCGAACTGTCCTATCGCTGCGAGCTCGATGCCGCCCGGCGCACGGTGACCGGCTTCGCCTTCCGCGTCGGCCCGTCCATCCCGCGTACCGAATGGACCGCGCTCAACCTGCCGGCGGTGCATTGA
- the pabB gene encoding aminodeoxychorismate synthase component I: MIQEPPPLVVEIAFQEPWLAARRLAGDDARASGLVFLDSAMTHPLLGRWSYVMARPFGRFTVEDGVPRWDGERQSGAPLEVLRERLARHAQPRLPGGAGFQAGAAGYLAYEAGRLFDRFPTAQAEAGEGPEIDLGFYDVVLAFDMAASRAYLISTGWPESEPARRAKRARERLAEVSEQLTTPPSPLGPPVTATDWRSNFDAARYQEAVAEVIAYIRAGDIFQANFTQRFEARLASAGGALDPLRLYDQLRRANPATFAALIIGAERTIASSSPERFVKLTGREVETRPIKGTVPRSVEPTLDAFRGRELTASEKDRAENVMIVDLLRNDLSRVCRPGTVKVPRLCGLETYANVHHLVSVVTGTLAEGRDGLDLTAASFPGGSITGAPKIRAMEIIRELEGRPRGVYCGSIGYIGFDGAMDFNIAIRTVTVEKDVASFGVGGGITTLSDPAAEHAESLTKAERLFRAFRPEAGA, from the coding sequence ATGATTCAGGAACCGCCGCCCCTCGTCGTCGAGATCGCCTTTCAGGAGCCGTGGCTTGCCGCGCGGCGGCTGGCGGGGGATGACGCGCGCGCCAGCGGGCTGGTCTTCCTCGACAGCGCGATGACCCATCCCCTGCTCGGGCGCTGGTCCTATGTGATGGCGCGCCCCTTCGGCCGCTTCACGGTGGAAGACGGCGTGCCGCGCTGGGATGGCGAGCGCCAGAGCGGCGCGCCGCTCGAGGTTCTGCGGGAGCGTCTCGCCCGCCATGCCCAGCCGCGCCTGCCGGGCGGAGCCGGGTTTCAGGCCGGGGCGGCCGGCTATCTCGCCTATGAAGCGGGCCGCCTGTTCGACCGCTTTCCCACCGCGCAGGCCGAGGCGGGCGAAGGCCCGGAAATCGACCTTGGCTTCTACGATGTAGTGCTGGCCTTCGACATGGCGGCCAGCCGCGCCTACCTCATCTCCACCGGCTGGCCGGAAAGCGAGCCCGCCCGCCGGGCGAAGCGGGCGCGCGAGCGGCTGGCGGAGGTGAGCGAGCAGCTCACGACACCTCCGTCTCCCCTCGGGCCGCCGGTGACGGCGACCGACTGGCGCTCCAATTTCGACGCGGCGCGCTATCAGGAGGCCGTGGCTGAGGTCATCGCCTATATCCGCGCCGGCGACATCTTCCAGGCGAACTTCACCCAGCGATTCGAGGCACGGCTGGCGAGCGCCGGCGGTGCGCTTGATCCGCTGCGGCTCTACGACCAGCTGCGCCGCGCCAACCCAGCCACCTTCGCCGCGCTCATCATCGGCGCGGAGCGGACCATCGCCTCCTCCTCGCCCGAGCGCTTCGTGAAGCTTACTGGCCGTGAGGTCGAGACGCGCCCGATCAAGGGCACGGTGCCGCGCTCCGTGGAGCCGACGCTCGACGCCTTTCGCGGCCGGGAACTGACGGCGAGCGAGAAGGACCGCGCCGAGAATGTGATGATCGTCGACCTGCTGCGCAACGATCTCTCGCGCGTCTGCCGGCCCGGCACGGTGAAGGTGCCGCGCCTGTGCGGGCTGGAGACCTATGCCAATGTGCATCACCTCGTCTCCGTGGTGACCGGCACGCTGGCCGAGGGACGCGACGGGCTCGACCTCACCGCCGCCTCCTTCCCCGGCGGTTCGATCACCGGCGCGCCGAAGATCCGCGCCATGGAGATCATCCGCGAGCTGGAGGGGCGCCCGCGCGGCGTCTATTGCGGCTCCATCGGCTATATCGGCTTTGACGGCGCGATGGACTTCAACATCGCCATCCGCACCGTGACGGTGGAGAAGGATGTCGCGAGCTTCGGGGTCGGCGGGGGCATCACCACCCTGTCCGATCCCGCGGCCGAACATGCCGAGAGCCTGACCAAGGCCGAGCGGCTGTTCCGCGCCTTCCGGCCGGAGGCGGGCGCATGA
- a CDS encoding HlyD family secretion protein: MAQPGARSLEIGEIEPQGGNEPVPFVARKVAEAPAPVEAAPPAEAPAAPKKSRRKLVFGAILLAALIGGGYYGAHWWRVGRFLVATDDAYVGADTSVIAARVAGHVVSLDVETNQPVKKGDVLARIDDGDFALAVKAAEGKIATQEATIERYGQQIEAAKASVDQAKAQLVSSRAELNRTQLELDRQTELAKSQFSSRATLETARADRDKAQASVDSAQAAIASADANVDVLHAEQTEAIRLLDEYRTARDQAQRNVDFTVVRAPFDGVVGNRAAQVGQLVQEGTRLLALVPMSQVYVDANFKETQLGKLHPGQKVDIEVDAYPDEQFHGRVLSVAPASGSVFSLLPPENATGNFTKIVQRVPVRIELDEEARAKAELRPGMSVTATVDTREGA; encoded by the coding sequence ATGGCCCAGCCCGGTGCACGTAGTCTGGAAATCGGTGAGATCGAGCCGCAGGGCGGCAACGAGCCGGTGCCCTTCGTCGCCCGCAAGGTGGCGGAGGCGCCCGCGCCCGTGGAAGCCGCGCCGCCGGCCGAGGCTCCCGCCGCGCCGAAGAAGTCGCGCCGCAAGCTCGTCTTCGGTGCCATCCTGCTCGCCGCGCTGATCGGCGGCGGCTATTACGGCGCGCATTGGTGGCGGGTGGGGCGGTTCCTCGTCGCCACCGACGACGCCTATGTCGGCGCCGACACCTCGGTCATCGCCGCCCGTGTTGCCGGCCATGTCGTCAGCCTCGATGTCGAGACCAATCAGCCGGTGAAGAAGGGCGACGTTCTCGCCCGCATCGACGATGGCGACTTCGCCCTCGCGGTGAAGGCGGCCGAGGGCAAGATCGCCACGCAGGAAGCCACCATCGAGCGCTACGGCCAGCAGATCGAGGCGGCCAAGGCGAGCGTGGATCAGGCCAAGGCGCAGCTTGTTTCCAGCCGGGCCGAGCTGAACCGCACCCAGCTTGAGCTGGACCGTCAGACCGAACTCGCCAAGTCGCAATTCTCCAGCCGCGCCACGCTCGAGACCGCCCGCGCCGACCGCGACAAGGCGCAGGCCTCGGTGGATTCGGCGCAGGCAGCCATCGCCTCGGCCGACGCGAATGTCGATGTGCTGCACGCCGAGCAGACCGAGGCCATCCGCCTGCTCGACGAGTACCGCACCGCCCGCGATCAGGCGCAGCGCAATGTCGACTTCACCGTCGTGCGCGCGCCGTTCGATGGCGTGGTCGGCAACCGCGCCGCGCAGGTCGGCCAGCTCGTGCAGGAAGGCACCCGCTTGCTCGCCCTCGTGCCGATGAGCCAGGTCTATGTCGACGCCAACTTCAAGGAGACGCAGCTCGGCAAGCTGCATCCCGGCCAGAAGGTCGACATCGAGGTCGATGCCTACCCCGATGAGCAGTTCCACGGCCGCGTGCTGAGCGTCGCCCCGGCCTCGGGCTCCGTCTTCAGCCTGCTGCCGCCGGAGAACGCCACCGGCAACTTCACCAAGATCGTGCAGCGCGTGCCCGTCCGCATCGAGCTGGACGAGGAAGCCCGCGCCAAGGCCGAGCTGCGGCCCGGCATGTCGGTGACCGCCACCGTCGATACCCGCGAAGGCGCCTGA